The window TGTGTGGGGGTTTCCacattcttttctctctttcctcttcctcctctctcttttccttctcatCTTTCAGATCCCAGGACTCCTGACTGCACTTTTCACTTTTGTCATCTCGTTTGTGTAATTTCTTTGGGGTGTACCGATAGGTAGGCCTatatctcttctccttctcttcgcCCAGGCTCCAGGACTCTTGGCTGCGTTCCTCTtctggctcttctctctcctcctctaaacCGTCTTCGTCTCGTTTGTGGTGTGTCTTTGGGGTGTATCGATAGGTAGGCCTAtatctcttctccttctcatcaCCCAGGCTCCAGGATTCCTGACTACGTTCTTCGTCTggctcttctctcttttcctcagaCACCTCTTTATGATGATACCTGTGCGTTGGTTTCCaaatcctcttctctttctcatcGTTGAGGTCCCATGACTCCTGGCTGCGCTCTTCGTCCtccggtgtctctctcttctcctccacagaCTTCAGGCGGGCCTCGATGTCCTTCACATCAGCCCCTGGAACCTCAAGCTCAGGTTCATGACCTTTGACCTCCTCTTTATGGGTCAGCACCTCCTCATCACTTTTCTTCTCCAGAAGAGCAGCATGTTGGGCACCtgtagaggaggtggagggagaagggacatTCAAAGGGCATTCAATATCCACACTATCTACTACTCTGTCATTGTCTCATGTTGTCCAATTCAAGCCCCGCTCCGCAAGTTCCCCGTCAATCAAAACATAGTCCCTTCGAGAGCTTAGCtattgacatagccttgttctgttcaatgttctctacctctAAAtacaccaattcatgttgttaagttCAAAATCATACCATATAAAAATTGCTGACATTATTCAAACCAATAAGGGTTCGGAATCATCTTTTTTTACAGAttgaaccttatagtcccaaactCTCGCTTTGATTAGTTCATTTTGGTGACCATTGCAAAATGGCACTCAACAGTGTATGGAGAAAGCTCAGCATCTGTCTCCCATAGTGTCATATTTATATTCAGCTAAGTATAATTTCCCTAAATACAGAAGCCAATCTAGGTTGCTCTATTCATATCTCCTCAGCTGGTTGCCAGGTTGCAGCTCTATATTTCTGGTCTCTGTGGTAGCAGAAGCCCCACCGAGTCCCTATGACCTACAGTAAGAACTCTGTATAACATTACTGTCTGCATCAGCAACAAACGGTGCCACCCTCCAGAAGGAACAGTTCTTTCACCATCTCTGCCTCCAAGTCAATAGTCTAAAGGATTgcttcctctgctcctctccttcccttcatttcCCTGATGGgaaaaagattgcagtcagagtacagtataactgcagttcatTTCTGCAGTTACTGCGTACAAAATGCCACAGTCGATTGCAGTTACTGCACATTGTTTACTGCagttttaaaactgcaacaaaCCAAATTGGAAGGGATTTCCATTGACATTGCAGAGCGAGACAGACGAAAGGGATTTCTTGGTAGCGTCACGCATCAGGGTAGACAAACAAGGTTCCTTAACCCCAGTCTTGTAAACAAGCACTGACAATTGCTTTCACAACTGGGGAAGCCACACTGTACACTAATGAAACGTGCCTTAGATTCGTCTCTACAATAAAAGAGCAATTTCCTCCTACAGTGCTGgttaagatttttttttctcccattaGGATGCCATGTTTTTCTATGTACTGCTTTTGAAATACAACAACTGATGATGTAAAGACTACTTGCCTGCTTTGAGAATGTCTTTGCATTCCTGATCCAGAGGGTGAGAGTCAGGTTTGGTCAGTGCCTTGGACATGACCTCAACCAAGCACCGTGTTACCTTAAACACAGTAACAAGCAACCTGTCACGATTCTCTCATTAAAGCATAGATTGTCATTTCCGTTGTATAAAAATATAATGTTATCCAGAGACTAAAAACATGTTTCGTACCACATCTTCTCTCTGTCGTTCTTTTCCAACAGGAAGTAATAGATTTTCTGTAGATTCGTAAGAAGATCGGTCAGAATGTGGTTCTGTGTTGAAAACAACTTACTTCTCCTAAACAATCGGGTAAGAGGCTCCATTTTGTTTTGCAAAATGAACgtgtgatatacactgagtatacaaaacattaagaacacctgctcttttcatgacagtctgaccaggtgaatccaggtgaaagctacgatcacttactgatgtcacttcattgtagatgaaggggaggagacaggttagagaaggatttttaagctttgagacaattgagacgatTTAAGTGCgaacagagtatggtagtaggcACCAaacgcactggtttgtgtcaagaactgcaacgctgctgggtttttcacattcaacagtttcccgtgtgacTCAaaaatgttccaccacccaaaggacatccagccaacttgacacaactgtgggaagcattagagtcaacatgggccagcatccctgtggaacactttcgacaccttttaGAGTCCACGCTCCTATGAATGTAGACTTTTCTGAGTGCAAAAAGAAGGGGGGGggtgaaggtgttcctaatgtttggtatacttagTGTAGATGAGAAATTATAACAACTTCACTCAAGATAAACAGTCAAGTAGAGAAAATCTGCCatacaagacaaaaaaaaaaggcATGCAACACACGCTCACGCAGAGGCACTCTCCATGGTGCTGGAACACAGCTACTATACTACATGCACCATTGAAAACAAACCAAATTCACCCATAGCTTACCTGCGAAGAAAGACGCAACCAAAGCAAAAACAAGCACAAGTTTCATCATGGAAGGATTAGATTATCTCCCTGTAGaaattacattaaaaaaagaGCTGATAACTTGAAGCAAAAACTCTAAAGACAGCACTGCCAAGACAGCACTGCCAAGCCAGCTCCCCCAGCTCCCGTTCTCCCTCTGTGCGTATTGGAACGGTTGTGTGGGTTCTTCTGCGGTATGCTTCTTGTCTGAGAAGTAGGGGGAGGCACACCATATATCAGGTCTGAACTGGAAGAGGCGTAGGAGGGATGTAGATGACACCTGCGTCATTATTTGATCAGATCCTAATCAGGATGTGTTCTGTGTCCATCCAAATGAATATCACATGAGACAATAGCCTACAGCAAGATGTCAAGTCTTTTGTACACATTTGTTTGGGGAACGCAACAACCGGCACCAGAGTTCCAAGCTGTGTCAGTGTGTTTACATCAGACGAGTTGTCAGTAACAGAGAAATGGGTGCAAAACAAGAAGTTTAATTTCGCTAGATCAAAGTTCAGTTCAGGGATGAAAGAAACGATGTCATCTCTCCAGAACCCTTCATCTAATATATATTTCTCCTTTGAGTCCCCCAGTTACAGCTGTTTTCGTCAGTCTCTGAGAACAGCTATGCAACACTTTTATGATCTCTCTTTGGCTCGGGGAATGTTAAATTATTTTAACATAGCCATCGCAGCCccaccactctgtgtgtgtgtgtgtttgtgtgtggaggcTGGAGCCAAGTaaaatatatgtactgtatatagccaaccATCTGTGAATAATGGACAGTTGTAGGCTGTCAGAACATGCCATTTAAGAAAACAAAGGGAAATTCCATAAGAGACAATAGTACAGTACAGATTCGGATTCTGAGCTGTCTGGCAGGAGATCGAGTGGGGGTTTGTAGTGACACTGTGTTGCTGGATATCTGATGATCATCTCTTGTTTTTTCAATAGCTGAAGCCTCCTTTTTAAAACATACTAAATGTTCTGCCAAGTCTGAATCTATAAGGCACATGTGGTACTGTGCTTGCCTTGTAACCTGTCTGTTTCGCCTTAGTCACTACATTGGCCTACATTTTGAAATGAAACTGAGAAAAATAGCATGTCAGTCTTAATATCTTTAGGGGATatctagatagatagagagagagagagagagagagagagagagagagagagagagggtgggggtgaaATAGAAAACAAAGATGATGTACTGCATATGAGTATGAATGAAGCCTATTGCTAAACCTCTGGAGGTTCCCACAAGGGAATCGTAAAAGCTCAGATGCTATGAATTATAAAGGCATTCTCCCCAaaggctgtgtgtgcgtgtgtgtgcgtgtgtacgtacatccgttccgtgtgtgtgtgtgtgcatgtgctccCAGTGCTCAAGCCCTCATTACTATTTAATAGACCCAtaaagagtggaggctgtggagggggATTGGGACAGGATCCCCAAAGCATTCAGACAGGTACTGTGAGCAAGCTTCTAAACCGTCACTGTGTACGGCAACCAACGTTGTCCTTTCATCCCAGTCAGGCATTGACATGCAGGAACAAAAAGCAACAGGCTGGAGCTTTGATCGTTGTGCCGACGACTCCCCTACTCAAGAGGGATCGAGAGACTTTAATCATGGACCAGGCAGCGGCAACAATGGAGGCGCCTGCGTAGGGATGTTGTCTGGTGTCAAAAGGGGTCAAAAGTTTGTTGATTTGGGAGATCTCAGATTTAATGAGCCATTCGCAGTTTCACTCTTCCCGGCCTTGTGTACTTAGACTTGCATGGCTTAATCTTTGAGGCAAGCATATGCAACTGACAGGATTAACCAGGTAGCCACTCACTTGGAGTTGTAATGGATATGAAATATTCTCTCCATCTCAATTTGGGGTTGTTTTTGTTGCCTCTTGGCTTCTCATTGTGATAATAATTCATGTCTGCCCTTCGGCTCCCTTGGAAAACATACAGCTACTGTACAAGCACATCTCCATTTACCTGGAAGTAACCATAGAGGCACCGCATTGTGTGCCTGCAAGGGGGTGAAACTTTGATTAGTACTCCGATCGAATGATTACTTAGAGAACCTACCATGAATCCCTCTTTAAAACTAGGATCTCTTCTCAGATACAGTTGAACTGACAGTTGCTAGACAGCGATGtgggggaggagacagagtaggGACGAGACACATTGGAAGTAGGGTCCTTATGTGCAGGTGTGACTTCAAAGCTCTCTGATAACTTATGCATTCAGGAAACAGACGATTGGATCCGGCTGCTTTGTCTCTGTGTCGTCGTAGTGCTCACTGCTATTGTCTCTCCACTCTCACAGATGACTACAATCCCCATGCTTATAGAATCTACCATTGTAATTTAGGATGTCTTATCAATACAGTCCACGTAAGGACATGTCTGTATGCTATCAATGGGCAGTGACCATCAGCAGGGACCAACACAGCCTACAGATACCTCAGGGAGAGGCTTCAGAAGAGAACCATTGTAAGGCAGTTGGATAATGCTCAATAAATATGTAGATTAGACTATCTAATGCCCGATTACAATATTTTCTCTTGTCTACTAGCGGGCGCATCCATCTCATCTCAGTGTCATTCAGTTCTCCTGGTGAGAATTTAGCATTACTTTCGTTCCCATTTCATATATTACGGTCAGACAGAGTTGAATGATTCACAGAAGTGAGACTACAGAAACCTGGTTCCGTTTTGCATTTGAATCACATGCTCTCTTTCCCTGAGTCCTATAGGCCTGTGTGAACCAGACAAGTGAGAAGTGGGCATGGTGAGTGAATATGCTTCATCACTCATTGACAGGGGTGATTTACTGCACAGCAGCTTAGTCAGAAAGCCCGGGTCTTGGCAAAAATCAGGAGTGCCAACTGAAGAAACTCATCTTCTTTAGGAAGATGAGGATGCGGGGGAAGAAATACCAGAATATTAAATGAAAAGAACAAGAGGTAAGAGTTCCCTGCAATTGTAACACCTGTCGTGGGTTGAAAAAGGTgaagcgtggtacgtgttcatcttttatTAGGAATTGAACACTGAatggaaaaacaacaaaagagaatgaccgaaacagttctgtct is drawn from Oncorhynchus tshawytscha isolate Ot180627B linkage group LG05, Otsh_v2.0, whole genome shotgun sequence and contains these coding sequences:
- the LOC112250574 gene encoding cilia- and flagella-associated protein 251 isoform X1, which produces MMKLVLVFALVASFFAENLLLPVGKERQREDVVTRCLVEVMSKALTKPDSHPLDQECKDILKAGAQHAALLEKKSDEEVLTHKEEVKGHEPELEVPGADVKDIEARLKSVEEKRETPEDEERSQESWDLNDEKEKRIWKPTHRYHHKEVSEEKREEPDEERSQESWSLGDEKEKRYRPTYRYTPKTHHKRDEDGLEEEREEPEEERSQESWSLGEEKEKRYRPTYRYTPKKLHKRDDKSEKCSQESWDLKDEKEKREEEEEREKRMWKPPHRYHHKKHHKRGADSSEEESEEKRSDESEEEEDREKRIWKPTNRYHHNKRHQRSGDSSGEEEEERRSDSDEQEEKRYGDAEEERERYLAEKRSEVESRLLGEIYEKRSPWAYRGYYHPAWWKRGIEPLTPSHKMEELAKLLKRHQLASQSEPAEERQKSIPLTPEEEKELQNLAAMDMELQKIAEKMHENRSK
- the LOC112250574 gene encoding cilia- and flagella-associated protein 251 isoform X2, encoding MMKLVLVFALVASFFAENLLLPVGKERQREDVVTRCLVEVMSKALTKPDSHPLDQECKDILKAGAQHAALLEKKSDEEVLTHKEEVKGHEPELEVPGADVKDIEARLKSVEEKRETPEDEERSQESWDLNDEKEKRIWKPTHRYHHKEVSEEKREEPDEERSQESWSLGDEKEKRYRPTYRYTPKTHHKRDEDGLEEEREEPEEERSQESWSLGEEKEKRYRPTYRYTPKKLHKRDDKSEKCSQESWDLKDEKEKREEEEEREKRMWKPPHRYHHKKHHKRGADSSEEESEEKRSDESEEEEDREKRIWKPTNRYHHNKRHQRSGDSSGEEEEERRSDSDEQEEKRYLAEKRSEVESRLLGEIYEKRSPWAYRGYYHPAWWKRGIEPLTPSHKMEELAKLLKRHQLASQSEPAEERQKSIPLTPEEEKELQNLAAMDMELQKIAEKMHENRSK